The Terracoccus luteus genome includes a region encoding these proteins:
- a CDS encoding cobalamin B12-binding domain-containing protein — protein MTSETTPETSPESTPPAPPFAVPASSGLTTLVTPHTPDTPAGRASSDERRTPRATAARHAARARAAERSVARSRSLPASGTLTSDEWCARLQGTLESFDEAGGHRTLSALFDSVPLDVALADVVLPYLHGVGSRWETGDIGVAQEHFASSVIRTRLSLTLHHEMRSSGPLAVLACMPGEKHEFGLMAMALVLSRLGWRTCYLGADTPTADVALAVGSLGPDAVVLTSHRSTAFTAKGALLRRMSEQTTVYVAGPGATDDPREVGGARHLLGDPVTGARTVDGQWRAVADLVASDPMTDVVAGRSPDALVTAPHLASTGDGSPEAG, from the coding sequence GTGACATCCGAGACGACGCCCGAGACCAGTCCCGAGTCCACACCCCCGGCACCGCCCTTCGCCGTGCCGGCCTCGTCCGGCCTCACGACCCTCGTCACCCCTCACACCCCTGACACCCCCGCCGGCCGCGCCTCGTCCGACGAGCGTCGGACGCCGCGGGCGACGGCGGCCAGGCACGCTGCCCGGGCCCGCGCCGCGGAACGGTCGGTGGCGCGCTCACGCAGCCTCCCGGCATCCGGCACCCTCACGTCCGACGAGTGGTGCGCCCGGCTGCAGGGCACGCTCGAGTCGTTCGACGAGGCGGGCGGCCACCGCACGCTGAGCGCCCTGTTCGACTCCGTGCCGCTCGACGTGGCGCTCGCCGACGTCGTGCTGCCCTACCTGCACGGCGTGGGGTCGCGGTGGGAGACCGGTGACATCGGGGTGGCGCAGGAGCACTTCGCCTCGAGCGTCATCCGGACACGGCTGTCGCTCACGTTGCACCACGAGATGCGGTCGTCGGGCCCGCTGGCCGTGCTCGCCTGCATGCCCGGCGAGAAGCACGAGTTCGGGCTCATGGCCATGGCGCTCGTGCTGTCACGCCTCGGCTGGCGCACCTGCTACCTCGGCGCCGACACCCCCACCGCCGACGTCGCCCTCGCCGTCGGGTCGCTGGGCCCGGATGCCGTCGTGCTGACGTCGCACCGGAGCACCGCCTTCACGGCCAAGGGCGCCCTGCTGCGCAGGATGTCCGAGCAGACGACGGTGTACGTCGCCGGCCCCGGCGCGACCGACGACCCGCGCGAGGTGGGTGGCGCCCGTCACCTGCTCGGCGACCCCGTCACCGGTGCGCGCACCGTCGACGGGCAGTGGCGAGCGGTGGCCGACCTCGTGGCGAGCGACCCGATGACCGATGTGGTGGCCGGCAGGTCGCCCGACGCCCTCGTCACGGCCCCGCACCTCGCGTCGACGGGCGACGGCTCCCCCGAGGCGGGCTGA
- a CDS encoding helix-turn-helix transcriptional regulator encodes MPSRPALLVGRDDDRARLADALGLAGPTTGTGTSSTRTHRETARGGVAVLSGDAGIGKTRLVTAIVEDADAAGWRTGVGHCVGQAGSALAYLPFVELVGALAEQVPDVAAATLGAHPALAHLLPRETRTAGGARGSGVTTPAGGDPDEPPLPATPPSPGRVAEAVHAFLSALGRDCPTLVVVEDVHWADHSSRDLITLLLTRGFAGPLALVVSYRSDDLHRRHPLHETLAVWARIAGVEHVELAPLPDDAIGDIVAGSADVDRETGAEVVRRAGGNPFFAEELAANAAAGRALGGGVSRVLGARIDALDDDARLVVRVVALAGHRVGHDLLSRVSALPDDRLDRAVAAAVEHHVLVTAWPPAYGFRHALLAEAVADGLLPGERLRLHRSFVAVLTSEPGTAPASEVARHAAAVGDLDTAVDAALAAAESATAVGGPQDALGHLEQALQWLRPDDPRRDGVTRRASDAATLAGDPLRGIELLCDRLDHPDGQSDPDRADLLAALATRARNLDVPLEGLPLTRQAVALLDGTPDERRVRVLSAHLQALVDADEFSEAAGVADEVVELADGLGLTMALTEVRTIIAWAIDARHDLGAVERHLHTVAADLAPDDPTQLRVHHQLGSVLHRRGELRASQHEFDLGAAVAHRLHRGWAPWGQECRLLGGLVAYELGEWDDAAHRLLAPPDAPQPGRAIFRAAALAVDAGRGVAPAAGLLDELRSWWHVDGLCAVLSLTAGIDLLGPQDAGAAVALARDGVAVLESVWGDDFHAQVRLAALLAGQVSASVDGLPTVALREAVATVDHLTARARTVVADQGSTDDLEATSRETWAWAARLEAESAWLHHLIGGEDAGSPATLVAAWRESVTAFEGYGHVFETARSRAGLASALVAAGDTAAARDEVASARVVAERLGARPLLDRLDRLARLDGARSSGLTGVDGPRPVATRRPSGPTAPLTAREREVLGLVARGLSNGQIGRRLFISTKTVSVHVSNVLVKLGAAGRTEAAAIAHDRGLLDPADG; translated from the coding sequence CGGCGGGGTGGCGTACGGGTGTGGGCCACTGCGTGGGCCAGGCCGGCAGCGCCCTCGCGTACCTGCCGTTCGTCGAGCTGGTCGGCGCCCTCGCCGAGCAGGTACCCGACGTCGCGGCGGCGACGCTGGGCGCCCACCCCGCTCTGGCCCATCTCCTGCCGCGAGAGACCCGGACCGCCGGCGGGGCGAGAGGGTCCGGCGTCACGACCCCCGCGGGCGGGGACCCGGACGAACCGCCCCTGCCGGCGACCCCACCCTCTCCCGGCCGGGTCGCCGAGGCCGTCCACGCCTTCCTGTCGGCCCTCGGCCGGGACTGCCCGACCCTCGTCGTCGTCGAGGACGTGCACTGGGCCGACCACTCGTCCCGCGACCTCATCACCCTGCTGCTGACGCGCGGCTTCGCCGGACCCCTCGCCCTCGTCGTCTCCTACCGCTCCGACGACCTGCACCGCCGCCACCCCCTGCACGAGACGCTCGCCGTGTGGGCCCGCATCGCCGGGGTGGAGCACGTCGAGCTCGCCCCGCTGCCCGACGACGCGATCGGCGACATCGTCGCCGGGTCGGCCGACGTCGACCGCGAGACGGGGGCCGAGGTCGTGCGCCGGGCGGGTGGCAACCCCTTCTTCGCCGAGGAGCTCGCCGCGAACGCCGCCGCCGGACGGGCCCTCGGCGGTGGCGTCTCCCGGGTGCTCGGAGCACGCATCGACGCCCTCGACGACGACGCGCGCCTCGTCGTGCGCGTGGTCGCGCTCGCCGGTCACCGCGTCGGTCACGACCTGCTGTCCCGCGTCAGCGCGCTGCCCGACGACCGTCTCGACCGGGCGGTCGCCGCCGCCGTCGAGCACCACGTCCTCGTCACGGCCTGGCCTCCGGCCTACGGGTTCCGTCACGCCCTGCTCGCCGAGGCCGTCGCCGACGGGCTGCTGCCGGGCGAGCGGCTGCGGCTGCACCGGTCCTTCGTCGCCGTGCTCACGTCCGAGCCCGGGACGGCACCGGCATCCGAGGTGGCCCGGCACGCGGCGGCGGTCGGTGACCTCGACACCGCGGTCGACGCCGCCCTCGCAGCGGCGGAGTCGGCGACGGCGGTGGGCGGCCCGCAGGACGCGCTCGGCCACCTCGAGCAGGCCCTGCAGTGGCTGCGGCCCGACGACCCGCGACGTGACGGGGTGACGCGTCGCGCGTCAGACGCCGCCACGCTCGCGGGGGACCCGCTGCGCGGCATCGAGCTGCTGTGCGACCGGCTCGACCACCCGGACGGTCAGAGTGACCCCGACCGGGCCGACCTGCTGGCCGCGCTCGCGACCCGGGCCCGCAACCTCGACGTGCCGCTCGAGGGCCTGCCCCTGACGCGACAGGCGGTCGCCCTGCTCGACGGCACCCCCGACGAACGGAGGGTGCGGGTGCTCAGCGCGCACCTCCAGGCCCTCGTCGACGCGGACGAGTTCTCCGAGGCGGCCGGGGTGGCCGACGAGGTGGTCGAGCTGGCCGACGGTCTCGGCCTCACGATGGCGCTCACCGAGGTGCGCACGATCATCGCGTGGGCCATCGACGCCCGGCACGACCTCGGCGCGGTCGAGCGCCACCTGCACACGGTGGCCGCCGACCTCGCCCCCGACGACCCGACGCAGCTGCGCGTGCACCACCAGCTGGGGTCGGTGCTGCACCGCCGCGGCGAGCTGCGCGCCTCTCAGCACGAGTTCGACCTCGGCGCCGCCGTCGCCCACCGCCTGCACCGCGGCTGGGCCCCGTGGGGTCAGGAGTGCCGCCTCCTCGGCGGTCTCGTCGCCTACGAGCTCGGCGAGTGGGACGACGCGGCGCACCGTCTGCTCGCCCCGCCCGACGCCCCGCAGCCGGGTCGCGCGATCTTCCGGGCGGCCGCCCTCGCCGTCGACGCCGGTCGCGGTGTCGCCCCGGCTGCGGGCCTGCTCGACGAGCTGCGGTCGTGGTGGCACGTCGACGGGCTGTGCGCGGTGCTCAGCCTCACGGCCGGCATCGACCTCCTCGGCCCGCAGGATGCCGGGGCCGCCGTCGCGCTCGCCCGTGACGGTGTCGCCGTGCTCGAGTCGGTCTGGGGCGACGACTTCCACGCGCAGGTTCGCCTCGCCGCGCTGCTGGCCGGCCAGGTGTCCGCGTCGGTCGACGGGCTGCCCACCGTCGCGCTGCGCGAGGCCGTGGCCACGGTCGACCACCTGACCGCGCGGGCCCGGACGGTCGTCGCCGACCAGGGCAGCACCGACGACCTCGAGGCCACGAGCCGCGAGACGTGGGCCTGGGCGGCGCGCCTCGAGGCGGAGTCGGCGTGGCTGCACCACCTCATCGGCGGCGAGGATGCCGGTTCGCCCGCCACGCTCGTGGCCGCCTGGCGGGAGTCGGTCACGGCGTTCGAGGGCTACGGCCACGTCTTCGAGACCGCCCGGTCGCGTGCCGGACTCGCGTCCGCACTCGTCGCGGCCGGCGACACCGCCGCGGCGCGGGACGAGGTGGCGAGCGCCCGCGTCGTCGCCGAGCGCCTGGGTGCGCGGCCGCTGCTGGACCGCCTCGACCGCCTCGCCCGCCTCGACGGTGCGCGGTCGAGCGGCCTGACTGGCGTCGACGGTCCGCGTCCGGTCGCAACCCGTCGCCCGTCCGGCCCCACCGCTCCCCTGACCGCGCGCGAGCGGGAGGTGCTGGGGCTCGTCGCCCGGGGCCTGAGCAATGGCCAGATCGGGCGGCGGCTCTTCATCAGCACGAAGACCGTCAGCGTCCACGTCTCCAACGTCCTGGTGAAGCTCGGGGCCGCCGGGCGTACCGAGGCGGCGGCCATCGCCCACGACCGCGGCCTGCTCGACCCCGCCGACGGCTGA
- a CDS encoding DUF2853 family protein: MAEDWAADVKKYAPDADDDAIKGIVRYCGIALHKRDSALVSFSDKTELDRVKNNFLKKKLALTVSDEEMDAALAGVRTALAGDRTKNRVTVYYLLADHFGRLGDFTKAKA; this comes from the coding sequence ATGGCCGAGGACTGGGCAGCAGACGTCAAGAAGTACGCACCCGACGCCGACGACGACGCGATCAAGGGCATCGTGCGCTACTGCGGGATCGCCCTGCACAAGCGCGACTCCGCGCTCGTCTCCTTCAGCGACAAGACCGAGCTCGACCGGGTCAAGAACAACTTCCTCAAGAAGAAGCTGGCCCTGACCGTCTCCGACGAGGAGATGGACGCCGCCCTCGCCGGGGTCCGCACCGCCCTCGCCGGTGACCGGACGAAGAACCGCGTGACGGTGTACTACCTGCTCGCCGACCACTTCGGCCGGCTGGGTGACTTCACCAAGGCCAAGGCCTGA
- a CDS encoding GNAT family N-acetyltransferase codes for MSRPEPSASSAVGDVGVGIRHARADELPALARLERKADRAFASVGLTVVSRAPAPSPQEYEPALTAGRLLVAVADGGAVAGFVRIDIVDGTAHLHQVSVAPRHGGRGLGRALVAAAERWAVRHGHRRLTLTTYRDVPWNGPFYARLGYVVLQPDALGPGLRALRDRERADGLEVRPRQAMVKELDVPGGPS; via the coding sequence ATGTCACGACCGGAGCCCAGCGCCTCGTCGGCGGTGGGGGATGTCGGGGTCGGCATCCGCCACGCCCGGGCCGACGAGCTGCCGGCCCTGGCCCGCCTGGAGCGTAAGGCCGACCGGGCCTTCGCCTCGGTCGGGCTCACCGTCGTCTCCCGGGCCCCGGCACCCTCGCCGCAGGAGTACGAACCGGCCCTGACCGCGGGCCGGCTGCTCGTCGCCGTGGCCGACGGTGGTGCGGTCGCGGGCTTCGTGCGCATCGACATCGTCGACGGGACGGCGCACCTGCACCAGGTGAGCGTGGCGCCCCGGCACGGCGGTCGGGGGCTGGGTCGTGCACTGGTGGCCGCGGCCGAGAGGTGGGCGGTGCGCCACGGGCACCGGCGTCTGACGCTGACGACCTACCGGGACGTCCCGTGGAACGGGCCCTTCTACGCGCGCCTCGGCTACGTCGTGCTGCAGCCCGACGCGCTCGGTCCCGGGCTGCGGGCCCTGCGTGACCGCGAGCGCGCCGACGGCCTCGAGGTGCGTCCCCGGCAGGCGATGGTCAAGGAGCTCGACGTCCCCGGCGGGCCGAGCTGA
- a CDS encoding SRPBCC family protein has protein sequence MATKQSDDSSRHVAQVVRRPPAEVYAYAVDPDHLPEWAAGLARAAVHREGDVLVVDSPMGTVTVRFVPRNDLGVLDHDVILPDGTVVTNPMRVLSHPDGAEVVFTVRRQGLTDDEFDRDAAQVATDLARLRDLLEAADGIPARP, from the coding sequence GTGGCGACAAAGCAGTCGGACGACTCCAGCCGTCACGTCGCGCAGGTCGTGCGCCGGCCACCCGCGGAGGTCTACGCGTACGCCGTCGACCCCGACCACCTGCCCGAGTGGGCGGCCGGGCTGGCCCGCGCGGCCGTGCACCGCGAGGGAGACGTGCTGGTCGTCGACTCCCCGATGGGGACGGTGACGGTGCGGTTCGTGCCGCGCAACGACCTCGGCGTGCTCGACCACGACGTGATTCTCCCCGACGGCACGGTCGTGACCAACCCGATGCGGGTGCTGTCCCACCCGGACGGTGCGGAGGTCGTCTTCACGGTGCGTCGTCAGGGCCTCACCGACGACGAGTTCGACCGGGACGCCGCCCAGGTGGCCACCGACCTCGCCCGGCTGCGCGACCTCCTCGAGGCGGCGGACGGCATCCCCGCCCGCCCCTGA